TCGGCGTCTTCGTAGCGCAGAACCTCCGGGCCGCCCGTTGCGTGGAACCGTACTGCCTTCATGATGTCTCTCCTTCGGCAATGTGCTTTGGATTCGAAGCAACTGAGGACCACCGTAGCTCTGCTTCGAATTCAAAGCAAGTGCTTCGAGTCAGAAGCACTGATAGGCTCGGTCCATGACCTCCTCGCGACCCTCGCTGGATGCCACGCAGCTGGGCGCCTACTTCGCCCTCATCGAGGCGAGCAGCCTGCTGAGGCACGCCGTCGAGCAGCAGTTGCGGGAGGCCGGGGATCTCAGCTACGTGCAGTTCCAGCTCCTGGCCACCCTCGGCGACTCTCCGACGGGCAGCCGACGGATGACCGATCTCGCCGACGGCGTCGTCTACAGCCGCAGCGGACTGACCTACCAGGCCCAGACGCTGGAGAAGCGGGGCCTCGTGACCCGGACGCAGTCCTCCGACGACGAGCGCAGCATCACCGTCACCATCACCGACGAGGGACGCGCCGTACTCGCAGGTGTCTTCCCGGGCCACATAGCCGTCCTGGGCGACCTACTATTCGCCCCACTGTCGCGCTCCGACATCGAAACCCTCGCCGACGTCCTCGGTCGCACAAGAGACCACATGCGCCAGACTCCCCCGCGCTCCGCAGCACCACGCCGCCGCAAACCCAAGGAGGGCCCGTCATGAAGCCAGCCACCACCGTCGTCTCGATGCCGGTCACCGATCTGGAGCGCACGCTGCGGTTCTGTCGCGACGGGCTGGGCCTGGAGACCGCGGGCATCGACGGACCGATGATCCTGATCGAGCTGCCGAACCTCTCACTGTTCCTCATCGAGCGGCAGGAGTACGCCATGTACGCCGGCCGCGGCGGTATGCCGGATGCTGGCGGTCCCGCTCCAGGCGCCTGCATCATCTCCTGCGCCATCGGGAGCAAGGAGGAGGTGGACGAAACCGTCGCGCGCGCCAAACTGGCCGGCGGATCGACGCCCGCCGATCCTCGGGAGTACGACGGGTCGTACGTCGGCTACGTCAGCGACCCCGACGGCCACCTGTGGGAACTCGTCTGGAACACACGGACCGAAGCAGCGGCCAAGTAGGTTCCCGCCATCGGTGACGATCTCGGGCCGATAGCCGCGGAGGTGGCAGCGAACTACATTGACCGAATGGGCACATACGAGGGACTTCTGCAGGAACAGATCCGCAACGAGTTCACGGCCTCACAGCAGTACGTGGCGGTCGCTGTCTGGTTCGACGACCAGGACCTGCCGCAGCTGGCCGCGCACTTCTACAAGCAGTCACTCGAAGAGCGCAACCACGCGATGATGATGGTCCAGTACCTGCTCGACAAGGACATCCGGCCGCACATCCCGTCGGTCGGCGAGGTCGAGTCGGACTTCAAGACCGCACTCGAGCCGCTCGAACTCGCGCTGGCGCAGGAGGTCAAAGTCACCAAGCAGATCGAGATGCTCGCGCGCACGGCCCGTGACGAGAACGACTACGTCGGCGAGCAGTTCATGCAGTGGTTCCTCAAGGAGCAGGTCGAGGAGGTCGCCGCCATGCGAACGCTGGTGAACGTCGCCAACCGCGCCGGCGATGATCTCTTCCACCTCGAGGACTTCCTGGCCCGCGAGACCGTCGGCGACGCCGGCGCCGACCCCACGGCCCCCAGAGCCGCGGGCGGAACGGCCTGAATCACCCAGAGCAGCGGGTGTTTGCCGGGAGCTACAACCCCCGACGATCGGCGGCGCGGGGGCAGATGGCGTACGGACTTAGGTAAGGGGTACAGGCGGTCGGAGCGAGCGACTGGCTGCAGTTCGGCGGCGAGGGGGTCGGGCCCTGGGCGACCGGGCGATACCAGCAGGCACCGCAGCTGATCGGCACTCTGGAACCGGAGTTCGAGAAGATCGCCGCGCTGAAACCGGACCTGATCCTGGACGTGAAGTCCAGTGGCGACCAGAGCCGGTACGACACCTTGAAGGGGATCGCGCCGACGATCGGCGTACCGCAAGGTGGTGACGCGTACAAGGTCAGCTGGAAGCAGCAGACCGAGCTGATCGCCGCCGCGCTGGGCAAGGTGGACGAGGGTCGCAAGCTGATCGCGGACACCGAGGACAAGTTCCGGCAGGCGGCGGCTCAACATCCGGAGTTCGCCGGTAAGACGATCACCGTCGGCGCCAAGTCCGGCCAGGGCTACGGCGCGTACGTGCACGGCACCGGCCGGCTCAACTTCGTCGAGCGGCTCGGCTTCCGCAACAACCCGACGATCCAGGCGAAGGCCACGAAGGACTTCTCGGTCCCGGTCTCCCGGGAGAACCTCGGACAGCTGAACGCCGACCTGATCGTGATGGCGCCGATCGGCCGACCGGCGCAGGAGATCACCGACGATCCGCTCTACCGCGCGATTCCGGCGGTCCGCGCCGGTCGTTCGATCGTCTTCGACGACAAGACCATCAGCTCGGCCTTCGCCACCGACACGATCCTCTCGACCGGCTACGCCCTCGACAAGGTTGTGCCCCTGTTCGCGACGGCGCTCAAGGACTGACTGTTTTCCCCCGCAGCGCTGTCATTCCATCGACTGCAGAATGCGGTCGAAGGTCCGGCGGCCCATTCTGCTCATCGTCGGATTGGTCTCGACGTAGTACCAGACAACGCCCATCGCCTGTTGGAACGCCCACGCCTTGCCGCGTTCCCACTCCAGATCGTCAGAACCCAGCGCCCGTCGGAGCACCTCCCGCGGGCCGGGCTCCAACAGGTGCCAGGCACTGACCAGATCCAGCGCGGGGTCGGCCGGACCGAAGCCGCCGGTGTCGAGTACGCCGCTGAGCCGGTCCCCCGCGACCAGTACGTTGCCAGGGATCAAGTCACCGTGGCTCATCACGTCCGCACCCGTGCGTGGCAACTCCCGAAAATAGCTCCACATCTTGCGCAGCCGCGGCACGTCGAGCAGCCCTTCACTCTCCTCGAAGCACTTCGCCATCCAGCCGTCGTGGTCAGCCAGAACGCCGCCACGACCTCCACCGCTGAAAAGCCGCCCCCGCGTCTCGGCGTCCCGCAAGGCTGCGATGAAGGCCGCAAGGTCCTCGGCAAAAGCATCCGACGCACTCGGATCGGCATCAAAGGCGACCGTTCCGGGCAGCCAGGTCTGGACCGACCACGGCATCGGGTAACCCGCTCCAGGCTGTCCGAAGGCGACGGGCTCCGGGACGGGAAACCGAGACACCTGCGCCAACTCCGCGCTCGCCTCGGCTTCCTGTTCCAGAACCGCCAGCGCCTCAGCAGCACCGACCAGACGCAGCGGGAAACGCGCAGACAGGTCACTCCCGATGCGAAAGATAGCGTTGACCGTCCCCGTCGACGGCACGAGCCGGACCGCCTTGCCCTTCCACTGCGGAAACTGTTCCTGGATCAAGTCCGCAACCATCTCGCTGGTCACGTCCACCTGGTCATCGTGCATCGTCGCCGTCCTCCACCTACTTGACCGACGCAGACACACTTACACAACAGCACCCCATAGATTGGCGGTCGGTGCCAGGGACGCCAGTTCGGACCAGACGTCCTCGGGTATGTCGGCTGAGGCGAACGCGAGCGTCTCGTCGATGCGGGACGGGTCGGAGACGCCGACGACGGTGGAGGCGATTCTCGGGTCCCGGAGTGAGAACTGTAGTGCAGCGGCCTGTAGCGGTACGTCGTGGCGGGAGCAGACCTCCTGCATGCCGCGGACCGCTTGCAGTACCGCATCCGACGCCTGCCGGTAGGCATATTTAGGTTGAGCTTCGGGGCCTTTCGCAAGGATTCCACCGCCGTACGGCGCCGCGTTGACGAACGCGATCCCGCGCTCACAGGCCTCCTCGATCAGCGACTCCGCGCCGCGGTCGAGCAAGGTGTAGCGGTTGTGGTTCAACGCGACCTCGAACACGCCCGTCCGGACGAACTGCCCCAGCATGTCGAGTTCACCCATCGCGACACCGACATGCCCGAGGATGCCCTGATCGCGCAGCTCGGCGAGTGCTGCGACCGGGCCGTCGTCGGCCATGGCCTGGTCGAACGTCAGGTGGGCCTCAGGATCGTGCAGGTACATCAGTTCTACGTGATCGACACCGAGCCTCGACAGGCTTTCCTCGACGGAGCGACGTACTCGCTCGCCGTCGAACTCGCCGGTCGCAGCATCCGCATCGACTTTTGTCGCAAGAACGAACCCTGAGGGCACACCGCCACGCCGGCGCAGAACCTCACCGATCAGCGTTTCTGCCCTTCCCGCCCCGTAGTTGTTCGACGTGTCCAGGAAGTTGATCGGTCCGTCCAGAGCCTTGGTAATCGTGGCGGTCGCGGCCTCGGCCGCGACCTCGTAGCCGTACAGCCCAGGCATGTTGGACAGTGGGCTGGTGCCGACGCAGATCGGCGTCACCTGCAAGCCGGTGGCCCCGATAGGCCGCAATGTCATCTCCATGAGGAAGCTCCCTTACCGAGGGCCCACGAGTGCGAGGTCCGCTGCATAGGCGGCCTCGAGGTCTTCGTCCCATGGCTCGGACTCCGCGGCCAGAGAGTCGAGAACTGTCTCGGGTCGGGTCGCGCCCGAGACCACCGACAGCACCGGCGACGAAGCCAGGAGCGCCCGCAGTTGCAGGCGTTGCACCGAGACGCCACGCGCGTTGGCAACGGCCGTCAGGTGTGGGGCCGCGGCCGAGGATCGCAGTGGTGAATACGCGAAGAACGGCACGTCGTGTGCTTCGCACCAGGCAAGCACGTCCGCCGACTCGCGTCCCATCGCAGTGTGACGATTCTGTACGGCGTCGATACGCGCGACTGCCTCAGCTCGCTCGAGCTCGGCGACGCTGACGTTGGACAGACCGATCCGAGCCACCTTCCCCTCGTCGCGAAGGGACGCGAGCGTAGAAACGCCTTCCTCCACTGGCTGTTCGGCGAGATCGACTCTGTGCAGGTAATAGAGATCGAGGTGTTCGCCCCCGAAGACGCCCAGGCTGGTCTCGACATCGGACCGGATCCGGACGTCGCTGATGTCGGCATCCCAGCTGCTGGTGCCCGTTCGCGAATGACCTCCCTTGGTCCCGACGATCACGTTCGTTCCCTGGGCGGCTTCCGCGGCCAGCTCTTCTCCGTAGAGAGGCACATCGACGTGGGCGTATGCCCGCGCGGTGTCGAGGATCGCCGTACCGGCGGCGATGCCGACCCGGATCGTCGCGAGATCCGCCGCGCGGTCACGCGGCTCGAACGAATAGCTTGCTACCCCGACGGCGACCCGGCCAACGAGCTCCATCACTAGTCAGACCTCTCTTCGGCGGTGAGGATCAGTACGACGGCCTCGAGACCGTCGGCGGTCACGGTGACGGTGATCGCGCCGGCCCCGGTCGGTCGCACAACGGCCAAGGCTCGACCGTCGAACGTCGTGTGCTCACCGGTGTCGTAGCGTTCCCCGTTGTCGGGCCGCGCACTCCCAAGTGCTTGCAGGCCTCCGGCGCCTTCGACGGAAACCGCAACCTGACGATCTTCCGACGTGACCAGAGTCCCGGCCGTATCGCGGAGCTCGATCGAGATGAACGCGAGATCCGCATCGTCGGCTACGAGCCTATCCCTGTCCGCCGAAGCGGTCAGGGTCGTCTCGCCGACTGCCGAGCGCAGCGCCGCCCGACCGGTCTCGGATCCGTTCCGGTAGGCAATGGCGGTGAGCTCGCCCGGCCGGTACTCGGTCTCGAAGACGGTGACCAGCGGCATTCCCTCGCCCACGGTCCGACGGGCAAGGGTCTTACCGTCGAGACGAAGCTCGACCTCGTCACCGCCACCGCTGTACACCTCGACCCGGATGGGCGCTCCCGACTCAACAGGCCAGGTCCAGCTCCCGATCGAATCGCTCCAAGCCCACCCGCCTGTGACTTTGGGGGTTCGGTGGAAGTTCTCCGGGCGCTGAACGGCGATGTACGGCTCGGCGCGCAGGCCGAAGACGATTTCGCGGTAGTACGACGCCGGCCGCCGGTACCCGGTGAGGTCGAGATCACCGCACCACGCCGCGATCCATGGAAACGGAGCCGCGAAACCCGCCGTACTGTCCGTGTAGACCGCCCGGCCGACTCCGACCTCGCCGAGATAGTCGAGTCCGGTCCAGGTGAAGTCTCCAATGACGTGTGGGCTGTCGAGGATCAGGGCCCAGTTGTCGGCGATCCGCGGCGGAAAGGTCTCCGACCCAACGATGATCCGGTTCGGGAACAGCTCCCGGTCGGGCGTGTAGCGGGCGTCGGCGTAGTTCATGCCGGCGACATCCAGCACAGCAAACGATTCGGCGGTCCGCTCGGTCACCACCGACGACCTGGCGATCTGGTTCTGCAGGTCGGCGTGCGTGGCCATGACATCGTTCACACCCCCGTCCTGCTCCCCCGGGGCCGTCACCCGGCGGAACTCGTCCACGAAGTCGTCGATCGTCGCCACGAATCCGTTGATGCCGTTCGTCACGAATCGCAGCGGGTCGAGCGCGCGAACTTTCTCCGCGAGCCGGCGACCCCACTCCGAACCCAACGGGTTGCCCGTCTCGGGAATCTCGTTACCGATCGAGTAGAAGATCACGCTGGGGTGATTGATGTCCTTCAACACCATCGCCTCGACGTCGCGCTCCCACCATTCCTGGAACGCCAGCGAGTAGTCGAATGACGACTTCGAATCCGTCCAGACGTCGAAGGTCTCGTCGATCACCAGCATCCCGACCCGGTCACAGGCGTCCAGCATCGATTCGCTGAGTGGATTGTGCGAGGACCGGATCGCATTGAAGCCGGCCGTCTTGAGCAACTCGACCTTCCGCTCCTCCGCACGACCGATCGCCGCCGCGCCCAGGATCCCGTTGTCGTGGTGCACACAGGCACCACGCAGCTTCACGGTCTCCCCGTTGATCCGCAGCCCGTGGACAGGATCAAGCCGCAACGTCCGTACGCCGAACTTGATCTGCTGATCGTCAACGACGGCATCAGCCGAACGCAGTCTCACTGTTGCCGCATACAACTGTGGATCGTCGACATTCCACAACCGGGGCTCGCCCACATACGTCCGCACTCTGGCGGTCGCCGCGTTCCCGGCGCGCGTCGTGACCGGCGCCGAGCCACGCGCGACGACCACACCCGAACCGTCGACGATCTCAACCTCCACGTCGACGGTCTCGGTGCTCAATCCGTCG
This Kribbella sp. NBC_00482 DNA region includes the following protein-coding sequences:
- a CDS encoding MarR family winged helix-turn-helix transcriptional regulator → MTSSRPSLDATQLGAYFALIEASSLLRHAVEQQLREAGDLSYVQFQLLATLGDSPTGSRRMTDLADGVVYSRSGLTYQAQTLEKRGLVTRTQSSDDERSITVTITDEGRAVLAGVFPGHIAVLGDLLFAPLSRSDIETLADVLGRTRDHMRQTPPRSAAPRRRKPKEGPS
- a CDS encoding VOC family protein, with the translated sequence MKPATTVVSMPVTDLERTLRFCRDGLGLETAGIDGPMILIELPNLSLFLIERQEYAMYAGRGGMPDAGGPAPGACIISCAIGSKEEVDETVARAKLAGGSTPADPREYDGSYVGYVSDPDGHLWELVWNTRTEAAAK
- a CDS encoding ferritin, which produces MGTYEGLLQEQIRNEFTASQQYVAVAVWFDDQDLPQLAAHFYKQSLEERNHAMMMVQYLLDKDIRPHIPSVGEVESDFKTALEPLELALAQEVKVTKQIEMLARTARDENDYVGEQFMQWFLKEQVEEVAAMRTLVNVANRAGDDLFHLEDFLARETVGDAGADPTAPRAAGGTA
- a CDS encoding ABC transporter substrate-binding protein yields the protein MGTLEPEFEKIAALKPDLILDVKSSGDQSRYDTLKGIAPTIGVPQGGDAYKVSWKQQTELIAAALGKVDEGRKLIADTEDKFRQAAAQHPEFAGKTITVGAKSGQGYGAYVHGTGRLNFVERLGFRNNPTIQAKATKDFSVPVSRENLGQLNADLIVMAPIGRPAQEITDDPLYRAIPAVRAGRSIVFDDKTISSAFATDTILSTGYALDKVVPLFATALKD
- a CDS encoding aminoglycoside phosphotransferase family protein, whose protein sequence is MDVTSEMVADLIQEQFPQWKGKAVRLVPSTGTVNAIFRIGSDLSARFPLRLVGAAEALAVLEQEAEASAELAQVSRFPVPEPVAFGQPGAGYPMPWSVQTWLPGTVAFDADPSASDAFAEDLAAFIAALRDAETRGRLFSGGGRGGVLADHDGWMAKCFEESEGLLDVPRLRKMWSYFRELPRTGADVMSHGDLIPGNVLVAGDRLSGVLDTGGFGPADPALDLVSAWHLLEPGPREVLRRALGSDDLEWERGKAWAFQQAMGVVWYYVETNPTMSRMGRRTFDRILQSME
- a CDS encoding aldo/keto reductase; translation: MEMTLRPIGATGLQVTPICVGTSPLSNMPGLYGYEVAAEAATATITKALDGPINFLDTSNNYGAGRAETLIGEVLRRRGGVPSGFVLATKVDADAATGEFDGERVRRSVEESLSRLGVDHVELMYLHDPEAHLTFDQAMADDGPVAALAELRDQGILGHVGVAMGELDMLGQFVRTGVFEVALNHNRYTLLDRGAESLIEEACERGIAFVNAAPYGGGILAKGPEAQPKYAYRQASDAVLQAVRGMQEVCSRHDVPLQAAALQFSLRDPRIASTVVGVSDPSRIDETLAFASADIPEDVWSELASLAPTANLWGAVV
- a CDS encoding aldo/keto reductase, which encodes MELVGRVAVGVASYSFEPRDRAADLATIRVGIAAGTAILDTARAYAHVDVPLYGEELAAEAAQGTNVIVGTKGGHSRTGTSSWDADISDVRIRSDVETSLGVFGGEHLDLYYLHRVDLAEQPVEEGVSTLASLRDEGKVARIGLSNVSVAELERAEAVARIDAVQNRHTAMGRESADVLAWCEAHDVPFFAYSPLRSSAAAPHLTAVANARGVSVQRLQLRALLASSPVLSVVSGATRPETVLDSLAAESEPWDEDLEAAYAADLALVGPR
- a CDS encoding glycoside hydrolase family 2 TIM barrel-domain containing protein, with product MSRDSFNTGWTVRPKGSIFTQLAGSTAEAVPVTLPHDAIITLERGAEHKAGQAYFPGGVFEYSKTFEVPEEWRTKRVSLEFGAVYRDAVVFVNNVAAGQRPYGYSSFLIDLNPYLRYGEPNVVRVEARSHEDSRWYTGGGIFRDTRLIVTELVHVAWRGVRITTPDVDAERAVVEVAVEVRNDGLSTETVDVEVEIVDGSGVVVARGSAPVTTRAGNAATARVRTYVGEPRLWNVDDPQLYAATVRLRSADAVVDDQQIKFGVRTLRLDPVHGLRINGETVKLRGACVHHDNGILGAAAIGRAEERKVELLKTAGFNAIRSSHNPLSESMLDACDRVGMLVIDETFDVWTDSKSSFDYSLAFQEWWERDVEAMVLKDINHPSVIFYSIGNEIPETGNPLGSEWGRRLAEKVRALDPLRFVTNGINGFVATIDDFVDEFRRVTAPGEQDGGVNDVMATHADLQNQIARSSVVTERTAESFAVLDVAGMNYADARYTPDRELFPNRIIVGSETFPPRIADNWALILDSPHVIGDFTWTGLDYLGEVGVGRAVYTDSTAGFAAPFPWIAAWCGDLDLTGYRRPASYYREIVFGLRAEPYIAVQRPENFHRTPKVTGGWAWSDSIGSWTWPVESGAPIRVEVYSGGGDEVELRLDGKTLARRTVGEGMPLVTVFETEYRPGELTAIAYRNGSETGRAALRSAVGETTLTASADRDRLVADDADLAFISIELRDTAGTLVTSEDRQVAVSVEGAGGLQALGSARPDNGERYDTGEHTTFDGRALAVVRPTGAGAITVTVTADGLEAVVLILTAEERSD